One window from the genome of Enterococcus haemoperoxidus ATCC BAA-382 encodes:
- a CDS encoding leucine-rich repeat protein: MSKLSKKQQKKLLKSLRLTLATSMLATPVITNASATVAYAQEHKEQQEPTVDSSANAVKEEVNEVETQKTEESTPTATEEAEGKEEPKKEVVEKYAPTESSIKQDVETSITTEKPEDSDDSTTKEEKGVQNRKEYEDHQITWNEFSKTLEITANQTDVNDVATHMKEDFSHVIGAVDVLVLHGSFDDTPVSFSNYNSISGKQVTGDITILAPKMFVQTTDIQSVALPNVSTFHGDEFNLVSTIEEVEVGMKAEDTLGTVKEVFSDSADSIKKLKVNNITGTGDFSTFENLETVDLPVATSIGKAAFESTPLTSVNLPVATSIGSYAFNETRLTSVDLPAATSIGAYAFNETRLTSVDLPAATSIGAYAFASTPLTSVDLPVATSIHKDAFRNVDSIEEVEVGMKAEDTLGTVKEVFSASADSIKKLKVNNIEKTGEFTSDTVPFKNVETVELPSATSIGAYAFYQTSLTSVELPSATSIGAYAFSNTLLTSVNLPVATSIGDSAFWNTALTSVNLPVATSIGDSAFWNTALTSVNLPVATSIGSYAFYQTSLTSVELPVATSIGAYAFHQTSLTSVELPVATSIGAYAFASTPLTSVDLPVATSIHKDAFRNVDSIEEVEVGMKAEDTLGTVKEVFSASADSIKKLKVNNIEKTGEFTSDTVPFKNVETVELPSATSIGAYAFYQTSLTSVELPSATSIGAYAFSNTLLTSVNLPVATSIGDAAFWNTALTSVNLPVATSIGDSAFNETRLTSVDLPSATSIGDYAFASTPLTSVDLPVATSIHKDAFRNVDSIEEVEVGMKAEDTLGTVKEVFSDSADSIKKLKVNNITGTGDFSTFENLETVDLPVATSIGKSAFYQTSLTSVELPSATSIGEAAFYQTSLTSVELPSATSIGDAAFYQTSLTSVELPSATSIGDSAFSGTALTSLYLPSLNETSKTAFSGSKLDYVFFPGNVANNVKASFDAAPTVVGVGIKTDDVIYNLNEGDKKTLTFNDVVLNGQEVAKKEMQLQGVFTKGEEEYKGNPLDYKITATADSAGEYQGRIVLDNQKGTIEETGVNRKFTVNVKEEVKAPKVNPVTDRDEVITGNGMKGAEVSAKVAGKEIGKGKVDEEGNFEIKIAKQKADTKINVTQTVDGEESPAAEVVVSHKEEVKAPKVNPVTDRDEVITGNGMKGAEVSAEVNGKEIGKGKVDEEGNFEIKIAKQKADTKISVTQTVDGEESPATEVVVSHKEEVKAPKVNPVTDRDEVITGNGMKGAEVSAKVNGTEIGKSKVDEEGNFEIKIAKQKADTKISVTQTVDGEESPAAEVVVNPSKAATTHVFKKGYWESYGLILNGQVKMEGVDLSKKESVVKTLELVDESGKVAAAIPTVNTNWYTPGQYDGYQVTLSEKTMAAVQAGTYKLQVNVVVGNGEATIVPIAVENQKMFGIQAYQDAFLDIPTNNVGLKTIETMSKDGQAMLKVTTPDKPMMGLISEGQSKNGRFVNGYVLNTDYNFSEKHQKNVVIEDKSGKVVKELKNIHTWDLTSWNLGISGLDMKSGFQVIIPNEYQNTSLYQYKLQVVTGEEEALQLEVALDKII, encoded by the coding sequence ACGGTTGCGTATGCACAAGAGCATAAAGAACAGCAAGAACCCACGGTAGATTCATCAGCAAATGCGGTTAAAGAAGAAGTGAATGAAGTAGAAACCCAAAAGACTGAAGAGTCAACACCTACTGCAACGGAAGAAGCAGAAGGAAAAGAAGAACCAAAAAAAGAAGTAGTGGAAAAATACGCACCTACAGAAAGTTCTATAAAGCAAGACGTAGAAACTTCAATAACAACAGAAAAACCTGAGGATTCAGATGATTCAACAACCAAAGAAGAAAAAGGTGTACAGAACCGCAAAGAGTATGAGGATCATCAAATCACTTGGAATGAATTTTCTAAAACGTTAGAGATTACTGCCAATCAAACTGATGTCAATGATGTAGCAACTCATATGAAAGAGGACTTCAGTCATGTGATTGGGGCAGTCGACGTGTTAGTTTTACATGGATCATTTGACGATACACCCGTATCATTTAGTAATTATAATAGTATTAGTGGAAAACAAGTAACGGGTGACATCACAATACTTGCGCCAAAAATGTTTGTTCAAACCACTGACATACAAAGCGTAGCTTTACCTAACGTTAGTACATTTCATGGGGATGAATTTAATTTGGTTTCAACAATTGAAGAAGTAGAAGTAGGGATGAAAGCAGAAGATACATTAGGGACAGTAAAAGAGGTATTTTCAGATAGTGCAGATTCAATCAAGAAATTAAAAGTGAATAACATTACGGGTACTGGTGATTTTTCCACATTTGAAAACTTGGAGACAGTAGATCTACCAGTCGCAACAAGCATTGGTAAAGCTGCGTTCGAGAGCACACCATTAACAAGTGTAAATTTACCAGTCGCAACAAGCATTGGTTCCTATGCGTTCAATGAGACCCGATTAACAAGTGTAGACTTACCAGCTGCAACAAGCATTGGTGCCTATGCGTTCAATGAGACCCGATTAACAAGTGTAGACTTACCAGCTGCAACAAGCATTGGTGCCTATGCGTTCGCGAGCACACCATTAACAAGTGTAGATCTACCAGTCGCAACAAGCATTCATAAAGATGCGTTCAGGAACGTAGATAGTATTGAAGAAGTAGAAGTAGGGATGAAAGCAGAAGATACATTAGGGACAGTAAAAGAGGTATTTTCAGCTAGTGCAGATTCAATCAAGAAATTAAAAGTGAATAATATTGAGAAGACTGGTGAGTTTACTTCAGATACAGTACCTTTTAAAAACGTGGAGACAGTAGAGTTACCATCTGCAACAAGCATTGGTGCCTATGCGTTCTATCAAACATCATTAACAAGTGTAGAGTTACCATCTGCAACAAGTATTGGTGCCTATGCGTTCAGCAACACATTATTAACAAGTGTAAATCTACCAGTTGCAACAAGCATTGGTGACTCTGCGTTCTGGAACACAGCATTAACAAGTGTAAATCTACCAGTTGCAACAAGCATTGGTGACTCTGCGTTCTGGAACACAGCATTAACAAGTGTAAATCTACCAGTTGCAACAAGCATTGGTTCCTATGCGTTCTATCAAACATCATTAACAAGTGTAGAGCTACCAGTTGCAACAAGCATTGGTGCCTATGCGTTCCATCAAACATCATTAACAAGTGTAGAGCTACCAGTTGCAACAAGCATTGGTGCCTATGCGTTCGCGAGCACACCATTAACAAGTGTAGATCTACCAGTCGCAACAAGCATTCATAAAGATGCGTTCAGGAACGTAGATAGTATTGAAGAAGTAGAAGTAGGGATGAAAGCAGAAGATACATTAGGGACAGTAAAAGAGGTATTTTCAGCTAGTGCAGATTCAATCAAGAAATTAAAAGTGAATAATATTGAGAAGACTGGTGAGTTTACTTCAGATACAGTACCTTTTAAAAACGTGGAGACAGTAGAGTTACCATCTGCAACAAGCATTGGTGCCTATGCGTTCTATCAAACATCATTAACAAGTGTAGAGTTACCATCTGCAACAAGTATTGGTGCCTATGCGTTCAGCAACACATTATTAACAAGTGTAAATCTACCAGTTGCAACAAGCATTGGTGACGCTGCGTTCTGGAACACAGCATTAACAAGTGTAAATCTACCAGTTGCAACAAGCATTGGTGACTCTGCGTTCAATGAGACCCGATTAACAAGTGTAGACTTACCATCTGCAACAAGCATTGGTGACTATGCGTTCGCGAGCACACCATTAACAAGTGTAGATCTACCAGTCGCAACAAGCATTCATAAAGATGCGTTCAGGAACGTAGATAGTATTGAAGAAGTAGAAGTAGGGATGAAAGCAGAAGATACATTAGGGACAGTAAAAGAGGTATTTTCAGATAGTGCAGATTCAATCAAGAAATTAAAAGTGAATAACATTACGGGTACTGGTGATTTTTCCACATTTGAAAACTTGGAGACAGTAGATCTACCAGTCGCAACAAGCATTGGTAAATCTGCGTTCTATCAAACATCATTAACAAGTGTAGAGTTACCATCTGCAACAAGCATTGGTGAAGCTGCGTTCTATCAAACATCATTAACAAGTGTAGAGTTACCATCTGCAACAAGCATTGGTGACGCTGCGTTCTATCAAACATCATTAACAAGTGTAGAGTTACCATCTGCAACAAGTATTGGTGACTCTGCGTTCTCTGGCACAGCATTAACAAGCCTGTACTTGCCATCATTAAATGAAACGTCTAAAACAGCATTTTCTGGTTCTAAATTAGATTATGTCTTTTTCCCAGGAAACGTAGCAAACAATGTAAAAGCTTCATTTGATGCAGCACCAACAGTTGTAGGTGTAGGAATCAAAACAGACGATGTCATATATAATTTGAATGAGGGAGATAAGAAAACTTTAACCTTCAATGATGTAGTGCTAAATGGCCAGGAAGTTGCAAAAAAAGAAATGCAATTACAAGGGGTATTTACAAAAGGGGAAGAAGAATATAAAGGTAATCCATTGGACTACAAAATAACAGCTACTGCAGATAGCGCTGGTGAGTATCAAGGGAGAATTGTATTAGATAACCAAAAAGGAACGATTGAAGAAACAGGAGTAAATAGAAAATTCACTGTAAATGTGAAAGAAGAAGTAAAAGCACCAAAAGTAAACCCAGTGACCGATCGTGACGAAGTAATTACTGGTAACGGTATGAAAGGTGCAGAAGTAAGCGCGAAAGTAGCAGGGAAAGAAATTGGCAAAGGCAAAGTAGATGAAGAAGGGAACTTCGAAATCAAAATTGCGAAACAAAAAGCCGATACAAAAATCAATGTGACACAAACAGTAGATGGAGAAGAAAGTCCAGCTGCAGAGGTTGTAGTAAGTCACAAAGAAGAAGTAAAAGCCCCAAAAGTAAATCCAGTGACTGATCGTGACGAAGTAATTACTGGTAACGGTATGAAAGGTGCAGAAGTAAGCGCAGAAGTAAATGGTAAAGAAATTGGTAAAGGCAAAGTAGATGAAGAAGGAAACTTCGAAATCAAAATTGCAAAACAAAAAGCCGATACAAAAATTAGTGTGACACAAACAGTAGATGGAGAAGAAAGTCCAGCCACTGAGGTTGTAGTAAGTCACAAAGAAGAAGTAAAAGCCCCAAAAGTAAATCCAGTGACTGATCGTGACGAAGTAATTACTGGTAACGGTATGAAAGGTGCAGAAGTAAGCGCAAAAGTAAATGGCACAGAAATTGGTAAAAGCAAAGTAGATGAAGAAGGAAACTTTGAAATCAAGATTGCGAAACAAAAAGCCGATACAAAAATCAGTGTGACACAAACAGTAGATGGAGAAGAAAGTCCAGCTGCAGAAGTAGTAGTAAATCCTTCAAAAGCGGCAACCACTCATGTATTCAAAAAAGGATACTGGGAATCATACGGATTGATTTTAAATGGACAAGTCAAAATGGAAGGTGTTGACCTATCCAAAAAAGAATCAGTAGTAAAAACATTGGAATTAGTGGATGAATCTGGCAAAGTAGCCGCAGCTATTCCAACAGTCAATACAAATTGGTATACACCAGGTCAATACGACGGATACCAAGTAACTCTCTCCGAAAAAACAATGGCAGCGGTGCAGGCTGGAACATATAAACTTCAAGTTAATGTAGTCGTTGGAAACGGTGAAGCAACCATTGTACCAATCGCTGTAGAAAACCAAAAGATGTTTGGCATTCAAGCTTATCAGGATGCGTTTTTAGATATTCCAACGAATAATGTTGGGTTAAAAACAATTGAAACCATGAGTAAAGATGGTCAAGCTATGTTGAAAGTAACGACTCCAGACAAACCGATGATGGGATTGATTTCAGAGGGACAATCGAAAAATGGTCGTTTCGTAAATGGGTATGTCTTGAATACAGACTATAATTTCAGTGAAAAACATCAAAAGAATGTGGTGATTGAAGATAAGTCAGGAAAAGTAGTAAAAGAATTAAAAAATATTCATACTTGGGATTTAACAAGTTGGAACTTAGGGATTTCAGGACTAGATATGAAATCAGGTTTCCAAGTGATTATTCCAAATGAATATCAAAATACAAGTTTGTACCAATATAAACTACAAGTAGTGACAGGTGAAGAAGAGGCGCTTCAATTGGAAGTAGCGTTAGATAAAATTATTTAA
- a CDS encoding WxL domain-containing protein codes for MKEQKMLMSLIVATTILGGANVSYAAEYEDGQHAQTKATVTFLEDNGTTDPVDPEDPSKPLYPVDPSNPEGAELMITYASSLNFGEQSKSENSWNALADKITVEGKEENIVPFVSTKDSRGTDRESWSLTVKQDGDFIDSKKNKLEGAELTFSNLYYANVEGAPKARAGEITLGLEAQEIASADKHTGIGKWSLGLGTLQDDGTTNGVNLSISKKAAINTDAYSTSITYELVADPAK; via the coding sequence ATGAAAGAACAAAAGATGTTAATGAGTTTAATTGTAGCTACAACAATTTTGGGAGGAGCTAATGTAAGCTATGCTGCAGAATACGAAGATGGACAGCACGCACAAACAAAAGCGACAGTTACCTTTTTAGAAGATAATGGTACTACGGATCCTGTAGATCCAGAAGATCCAAGTAAACCGTTGTATCCAGTAGATCCAAGTAATCCAGAAGGTGCAGAGTTAATGATTACATATGCATCTAGCTTAAATTTTGGGGAACAATCTAAATCAGAAAATTCTTGGAATGCATTGGCAGATAAAATAACTGTGGAAGGTAAAGAAGAAAATATTGTTCCTTTTGTTTCTACGAAAGATTCACGAGGAACAGATAGAGAATCTTGGAGTTTAACGGTTAAACAAGATGGTGATTTTATAGATAGTAAGAAAAACAAATTAGAAGGTGCCGAATTGACATTTTCAAACCTTTATTATGCAAATGTAGAAGGTGCACCAAAAGCAAGAGCAGGAGAAATTACGTTAGGGTTAGAAGCACAAGAGATTGCATCAGCAGATAAACATACAGGAATTGGAAAATGGTCCTTAGGTTTAGGTACACTACAAGATGATGGTACGACTAATGGTGTAAATTTATCTATTTCAAAAAAAGCAGCAATTAATACAGATGCTTACTCTACATCAATTACGTATGAATTAGTAGCTGATCCAGCTAAGTAA
- a CDS encoding DUF916 and DUF3324 domain-containing protein codes for MIKKWIGLLLLLVFIGIPQSSVYANDEGTQSAFSISPLNSETNQPQSSFYNLMVHRNEEKVLKIRIFNTSLRDIEVLIEANNGTTNDNGITSYLNDTARDPSLQVAFSELAKVKNKIIKVPKGSSVDAEVIISIPEKTFKGVVLGGIRVTSIEEKNNSKSNKNAVRNNIAYTVGVILKEEDKEYEPQINLLDIKTEQRNSHNYISAHIQNAAPRIVKKMETTATVYKKGESNVLYKASKSEMRMAPNSNFYFGINLENQPFISGDYIMKIVGSADGKDFSFEKGLTIKNSTAKELNENSVFVDKQPQSNAWMFIGIGVLLTLATTIIVYLGYSKKVRRKKDDEI; via the coding sequence ATGATCAAGAAGTGGATTGGATTGCTATTGCTATTAGTCTTTATAGGCATTCCTCAAAGTAGTGTGTATGCAAATGATGAAGGTACCCAAAGTGCATTTTCAATCTCTCCTTTGAATTCAGAAACCAATCAACCTCAAAGTAGTTTTTATAATTTAATGGTACATCGGAATGAAGAAAAAGTATTAAAAATACGAATTTTTAATACTTCATTAAGAGATATAGAGGTACTGATTGAAGCAAATAACGGTACAACTAATGACAATGGCATTACTTCATATCTAAATGATACAGCGCGAGATCCTAGTTTACAAGTAGCTTTTTCTGAATTAGCAAAAGTAAAAAATAAAATTATAAAGGTTCCTAAAGGTAGTTCGGTAGATGCGGAAGTAATTATTAGTATTCCTGAAAAAACTTTTAAAGGAGTTGTTTTAGGTGGGATTAGAGTAACATCTATTGAAGAAAAGAATAATAGTAAGTCTAACAAAAATGCTGTGAGAAATAACATTGCTTATACAGTAGGGGTTATTTTAAAAGAAGAAGATAAGGAATATGAACCACAAATAAATTTATTAGACATTAAAACAGAACAGAGGAATTCACATAATTATATAAGTGCGCATATACAAAATGCTGCACCTAGAATTGTAAAGAAAATGGAAACAACTGCGACTGTATATAAAAAAGGTGAATCCAATGTTTTGTATAAAGCTTCTAAATCAGAAATGAGAATGGCACCTAATTCAAATTTTTATTTTGGCATCAATTTGGAAAATCAACCTTTTATTTCTGGTGATTATATTATGAAAATTGTTGGTTCTGCAGACGGGAAAGATTTTTCGTTTGAAAAAGGATTGACTATAAAAAATAGTACAGCTAAAGAGTTGAATGAGAACTCAGTATTTGTAGATAAACAGCCACAAAGTAATGCATGGATGTTTATAGGAATAGGCGTTTTATTAACATTAGCGACTACAATAATAGTTTATCTAGGATACAGTAAAAAAGTAAGGAGAAAAAAAGATGATGAGATATAA
- a CDS encoding LPXTG cell wall anchor domain-containing protein: MSKKIQFIVLIGMFFVGMNFPNEVLAAGYSSTVGITFIDDEQSVAQIDTMDKNQKLSIKEKTDYLPKTGEETNYYFTIAGVLLISILNINYINKSRKKGTT, from the coding sequence ATGAGTAAAAAAATACAGTTTATTGTACTGATTGGCATGTTTTTTGTAGGTATGAATTTTCCAAATGAAGTTTTGGCGGCTGGCTATAGTAGTACGGTAGGAATTACCTTTATAGACGACGAGCAATCAGTAGCTCAAATAGACACAATGGATAAAAATCAAAAGTTATCTATTAAAGAAAAAACTGATTACTTACCGAAAACGGGAGAAGAAACTAATTATTATTTTACAATAGCTGGTGTGTTGCTAATTTCAATTTTAAATATTAATTATATAAACAAATCACGTAAAAAAGGTACAACGTAG